Proteins encoded by one window of Nitrospira sp. MA-1:
- a CDS encoding response regulator produces the protein MSPLSTKPRVLLVDDDTDILLALSDYLRQEGFEVDPVETGGAALKKSTTSSYEVVLLDVGLPDRDGIEVLNELSQTHPHLPVILLTAFTSLRKTANPDILDKAFAYLTKPYKRQEVKSAIHRACLARNIAIGGWQGSSAPTVPMTTFPSLLQPSSTGASLEGTTQQSLNLTAYERLAEYAQLMQFAFDHVPNGIMVADSDKRLRFANQAACDALGYTQEELQTLRIPDIAPYHDNEKFQQHLESLRKGHPLSYPSIHRTKNGQEFPIEISVYLLNFQGQEFTCAVTRPVVKKSPES, from the coding sequence ATGTCACCTTTGTCCACGAAGCCGCGAGTTTTGCTCGTGGATGACGACACCGACATTCTTCTTGCCCTCTCTGATTACCTTCGCCAGGAAGGTTTTGAGGTGGACCCTGTAGAGACCGGAGGGGCAGCCCTCAAAAAAAGTACGACCTCATCGTATGAGGTCGTGCTCCTCGATGTCGGACTTCCTGACCGGGATGGCATTGAAGTTCTCAACGAACTCTCTCAAACGCATCCACACTTGCCCGTGATCCTGTTGACCGCCTTTACCTCCTTACGAAAGACTGCCAACCCCGACATTCTCGATAAAGCTTTCGCCTACCTCACCAAACCGTACAAACGGCAGGAAGTTAAATCTGCCATTCATCGGGCCTGTTTGGCACGAAACATAGCCATCGGAGGGTGGCAAGGCTCTTCCGCGCCCACGGTTCCAATGACCACCTTCCCCTCACTTCTTCAACCAAGCTCAACCGGGGCTTCCCTTGAGGGGACCACGCAGCAATCATTGAACCTCACCGCATATGAACGACTGGCAGAGTACGCGCAACTGATGCAATTCGCGTTTGATCATGTACCCAATGGGATCATGGTGGCGGATTCGGATAAACGCTTACGTTTTGCCAATCAGGCTGCTTGCGACGCCTTAGGATATACACAGGAAGAACTCCAAACCCTTCGTATTCCCGACATTGCCCCCTACCATGACAATGAAAAATTTCAACAACACCTGGAAAGCTTGCGGAAGGGTCACCCCTTATCCTACCCATCGATCCACCGCACCAAAAATGGCCAGGAGTTCCCTATTGAGATTTCAGTGTATCTCCTCAATTTTCAAGGCCAGGAATTCACCTGCGCGGTGACCCGTCCTGTGGTGAAGAAATCACCTGAGTCCTAG
- a CDS encoding sigma-54 dependent transcriptional regulator: MKKKILIVDDHPDIVLMLTDRLEALGYDTISAGNGKEGLERYEQDFPHLMLLDLEMPEMAGMEVLHQLAKILVKKNGEADSQAFGGGECLPLPVVVMTAHGTISKAVEAMKAGAYDFLTKPIELDHLALVLKKVLTREALGRQVAALRTEVESRYSQIVGNSSQVHLMVELAKRAAEADATVLLLGESGTGKELFARSIHQWSDRREMPFSIINCVALTETLLENELFGHEKGAFTGADSLQKGKIEAADGGTVFLDEIGDMPLGLQAKLLRVLQDHEFPRVGGTRLVRVNIRVIAATNKDLKRAVKEKTFREDLYFRLNVVNLILPPLRERPEDIIPLAEHFLARHMREMKKRKRRFSKSAIQTMRCYAWPGNIRELDNAIARAVVLGVDEEISSDLLGLGGGKDELDEVDNLPYHESLDRFGTRILEQAMRRSNWSQTKASELLGLQRTYLSRLLKQKGIQQGTEDS; encoded by the coding sequence ATGAAAAAGAAAATTCTCATCGTCGATGATCATCCCGACATTGTCCTCATGCTTACGGATCGTTTAGAAGCTCTGGGTTATGACACGATTTCCGCTGGAAATGGCAAGGAAGGCCTGGAGAGATATGAGCAGGATTTTCCTCACCTCATGCTGTTGGATTTGGAAATGCCGGAGATGGCCGGCATGGAAGTATTACACCAATTAGCAAAAATCCTTGTGAAAAAGAATGGAGAGGCTGATTCTCAGGCATTTGGCGGAGGAGAGTGTCTCCCATTGCCTGTGGTGGTCATGACGGCTCATGGCACAATTTCCAAAGCCGTTGAAGCCATGAAAGCGGGAGCATATGACTTTCTCACTAAACCTATTGAGTTGGACCATCTGGCTCTCGTCCTCAAAAAAGTCTTAACGCGGGAAGCGTTAGGGCGGCAGGTTGCCGCGCTGCGCACGGAAGTAGAAAGCCGGTATAGCCAAATCGTCGGGAATAGCTCTCAGGTGCACTTAATGGTGGAGTTGGCCAAACGGGCTGCCGAGGCTGACGCCACTGTGTTGCTATTAGGAGAAAGCGGGACGGGTAAGGAGTTGTTTGCGCGGTCAATTCACCAATGGAGTGATCGGCGGGAAATGCCATTCAGTATCATCAATTGTGTGGCTCTCACCGAAACCCTCCTGGAGAACGAACTCTTTGGTCATGAAAAGGGGGCATTTACCGGTGCAGATTCTCTCCAAAAAGGGAAAATTGAAGCGGCGGATGGGGGAACAGTTTTCCTGGATGAAATCGGTGATATGCCACTGGGGCTTCAGGCAAAATTACTCAGGGTCCTTCAGGATCATGAGTTTCCACGGGTAGGAGGGACGCGATTGGTCCGCGTCAATATTCGGGTGATCGCGGCCACTAACAAGGATCTGAAGCGAGCAGTCAAAGAGAAGACCTTTCGGGAAGACCTGTATTTCAGGCTGAATGTCGTGAACTTGATATTACCGCCATTACGGGAGCGTCCCGAGGATATCATTCCTCTTGCCGAGCATTTTTTAGCGCGCCACATGCGAGAAATGAAAAAACGGAAGCGGAGGTTTTCCAAGTCTGCCATCCAAACGATGCGTTGTTACGCATGGCCCGGCAATATTCGGGAACTGGACAATGCGATTGCTCGAGCGGTGGTGTTGGGAGTTGATGAGGAAATTTCTTCAGACCTTTTGGGATTGGGTGGAGGAAAGGACGAACTCGATGAGGTCGACAACCTCCCCTACCATGAATCCCTGGACCGATTCGGCACTCGCATTCTGGAGCAAGCCATGCGTCGGAGCAATTGGAGCCAAACCAAAGCCTCAGAGCTTCTGGGGCTTCAACGTACCTACCTCTCCCGCCTCCTCAAACAAAAAGGCATTCAGCAGGGCACTGAGGATTCCTGA
- a CDS encoding D-sedoheptulose 7-phosphate isomerase, which translates to MNIDAVIQAFETSADVKNEFIRTHAERVVEVGQLLIRAFREGRKVLLFGNGGSATDASHLAAEFVGRYRRDRDPLPALALACDMAAITCIANDYDFTDIFSRQIKAHGRKGDVAIAISTSGNSLNVIRGVEAATNSGLVTVAWTGATGGKVGDLVDYCFRVPSSVTARIQECHITLGHVLCEFIEERLFGDQG; encoded by the coding sequence ATGAATATTGATGCGGTCATTCAGGCCTTTGAAACCAGTGCGGATGTGAAAAATGAATTTATCCGGACACATGCGGAGCGTGTGGTTGAAGTCGGTCAATTGTTGATCCGCGCATTTCGAGAAGGCCGAAAGGTCTTGCTCTTTGGAAATGGTGGGAGTGCGACGGATGCTTCGCATCTTGCTGCGGAATTTGTCGGTCGGTATCGCCGCGATCGAGATCCCCTCCCTGCCCTGGCATTGGCCTGCGATATGGCCGCAATAACCTGCATTGCGAATGATTACGACTTTACAGATATTTTCTCCCGGCAAATAAAGGCGCATGGCCGCAAGGGGGATGTGGCCATTGCCATTAGCACCAGTGGGAACTCCCTGAATGTGATCCGTGGTGTGGAAGCCGCCACTAACAGTGGTCTTGTCACAGTGGCCTGGACAGGCGCCACCGGGGGTAAAGTGGGAGATCTCGTCGATTATTGTTTTCGGGTCCCTTCTTCGGTGACGGCACGTATTCAAGAATGTCACATTACGCTGGGGCACGTGTTGTGCGAATTTATTGAAGAGCGTCTATTTGGTGACCAGGGCTAA
- a CDS encoding TIGR02710 family CRISPR-associated CARF protein: MSAHIPTKALLLAIQSDPTSAIAIVRHLNPDMVCFFLHESHKEVVESQIPPALSRMPQRWDWIFTPSPESFSACQKALAQGLGPLLTTWKVTPGELVIDITNATVGMASAMALTGFPFSTKVLLVPGHPFPSADQTVEGITKLLSQSETSANPWDEEAPRLRHEACYHFNHGSYDAAVKGFHTLEHRISGGLKPFYRALADVAQAYGLWDQLLYRTAWEKLKGGIKALELASVWGGPPGMDRLLHLLKGNLTFLERIVLDSKDIKPGVSLDLLAWAKRRGDRVRDLEAATHVLLRALEAFAQSRLFTQYHLKSWDVSLEQLPEDLRDTCRRQFLNEIDGKYRLPLQAQFQALAALGDPMGERFVTDWSKMKSLFDAADHALLGYGFEPIKPERFHQLYDLVIKLSGVAPTDLPEFPTMNV; this comes from the coding sequence GTGAGTGCCCATATCCCCACCAAAGCACTCCTACTTGCCATTCAATCCGATCCTACGTCCGCCATCGCCATTGTTCGACATTTAAATCCTGACATGGTGTGTTTTTTCCTGCACGAATCTCATAAAGAGGTCGTGGAGTCCCAAATCCCTCCAGCCCTGTCCCGCATGCCCCAACGTTGGGACTGGATCTTCACCCCTTCTCCAGAAAGTTTTTCCGCGTGCCAGAAGGCCCTGGCCCAGGGGCTTGGCCCTCTATTGACGACCTGGAAGGTGACGCCGGGCGAGCTGGTGATTGATATCACCAACGCAACCGTTGGTATGGCTTCCGCCATGGCGCTGACAGGATTTCCTTTTTCCACCAAAGTGTTGTTGGTCCCCGGGCATCCCTTTCCGTCTGCTGACCAAACTGTTGAGGGGATCACCAAACTGTTATCGCAATCTGAAACCTCTGCCAATCCTTGGGACGAAGAGGCACCGCGCCTACGACACGAGGCTTGTTACCATTTCAACCATGGCTCTTATGATGCCGCCGTTAAAGGGTTTCATACACTGGAGCATCGCATCAGCGGCGGACTGAAACCCTTCTATCGGGCCTTGGCCGATGTCGCACAGGCCTATGGCCTCTGGGATCAACTGCTCTATCGTACTGCCTGGGAAAAATTAAAGGGCGGGATCAAAGCCTTGGAACTGGCCTCTGTGTGGGGCGGCCCTCCTGGAATGGATCGTCTCCTTCACTTACTCAAAGGAAATCTCACGTTTCTTGAACGAATTGTGCTGGATTCAAAAGACATTAAACCGGGAGTGTCTCTCGACTTATTAGCATGGGCTAAACGCCGAGGAGACCGGGTTCGGGATCTTGAAGCCGCCACTCATGTCCTGCTTCGAGCCTTGGAGGCCTTTGCTCAATCCAGATTGTTTACCCAGTATCACCTGAAAAGTTGGGATGTGAGTCTCGAACAACTCCCTGAGGACCTGCGAGACACCTGTCGCAGACAATTTCTCAACGAAATTGATGGGAAATATCGCCTTCCTCTGCAGGCGCAATTTCAGGCGTTGGCTGCGCTCGGAGATCCCATGGGGGAACGCTTTGTCACTGATTGGTCAAAAATGAAGTCCTTATTTGATGCCGCTGATCATGCGCTGCTGGGCTACGGATTTGAACCCATTAAACCTGAACGCTTCCATCAACTCTATGACCTGGTGATAAAATTAAGTGGCGTGGCTCCTACCGACCTTCCAGAATTTCCAACTATGAATGTGTAG
- a CDS encoding thioesterase family protein codes for MEVRVYYEDTDCGGVVYYANYLKYFERARTHYFDTHGLSVAELIKEGTEFRVIRAELSYRSAATYGETLVVETTVAADRRTSLTFSHVITDRTSKRLVVEGSATLVAVNSNGKVKRLPPPILEALGLPLVFPSS; via the coding sequence ATGGAAGTACGGGTCTATTATGAAGATACAGACTGTGGGGGAGTCGTCTATTACGCCAACTATCTGAAATACTTTGAACGAGCCCGAACGCATTACTTTGATACCCATGGCCTGTCGGTTGCCGAGTTGATAAAGGAAGGAACCGAATTTCGCGTGATACGCGCCGAACTTTCTTATCGATCGGCCGCCACCTATGGAGAGACCCTGGTGGTCGAGACAACGGTAGCAGCCGATCGACGAACGTCTCTCACCTTTTCCCATGTCATCACAGATCGCACCAGCAAAAGATTGGTGGTGGAAGGATCGGCAACACTCGTGGCAGTCAATTCCAATGGCAAAGTCAAACGCCTCCCACCTCCTATCCTGGAAGCCTTGGGTCTCCCGTTAGTATTCCCTTCTTCCTGA
- the lipB gene encoding lipoyl(octanoyl) transferase LipB has product MRMTLSDSRQPGMILTFPHLPYAEAWELQQSLATQRLEDHRPDTLVLTEHEPVITLGRTTKPEHWEPHWPELQDMGIHLHQTGRGGSVTYHGPGQLIGYPILRLRNFCPGPKIYVQQLEEVLIRTLGEWGIAGCRHESFRGVWVDSEAGHLEKIASIGVRISRGVTMHGFALNVNVDLKPFPFLAPCGIEGCTMASMAKNLGRSIDSHLVRTQIIHHFGEVFGISWAKG; this is encoded by the coding sequence ATGCGTATGACTCTCTCCGATTCTCGGCAACCGGGAATGATTCTGACGTTTCCCCACCTGCCCTATGCAGAAGCCTGGGAGCTTCAACAATCTTTGGCAACCCAACGTCTTGAGGACCATCGACCCGACACATTGGTCTTGACCGAACACGAACCCGTCATCACCTTGGGGCGAACAACCAAACCGGAGCATTGGGAGCCTCATTGGCCTGAACTGCAGGACATGGGAATCCACCTTCATCAGACCGGGCGAGGCGGATCGGTGACCTATCATGGCCCCGGACAGTTGATCGGATATCCAATTCTACGACTTCGAAATTTCTGTCCTGGTCCAAAAATATATGTCCAGCAATTGGAGGAGGTCCTAATTCGCACCTTAGGGGAATGGGGTATTGCCGGATGTCGTCATGAATCGTTTCGCGGGGTGTGGGTCGACAGTGAGGCAGGTCATTTAGAAAAAATTGCGTCCATCGGTGTACGAATTTCCCGTGGGGTAACCATGCATGGATTTGCCTTAAACGTGAACGTCGATCTCAAACCGTTTCCCTTCTTAGCGCCATGTGGCATTGAAGGCTGTACCATGGCCTCCATGGCAAAGAACCTTGGGAGATCAATTGATTCGCATCTGGTTCGGACACAAATCATTCACCACTTTGGGGAGGTTTTTGGGATTAGCTGGGCGAAAGGGTAA
- a CDS encoding Dyp-type peroxidase produces MPLKLNNIDPHDPTKVIPLDPDASEHAAMMNDLQGNILKGHGRHHTAHIFIKFGKDPTQARKWVKKFSESVTSAFNQRKVALARRKALDSGENWEETTFRGFVLSAKGYQALGFKESQIPSDPKFRKGMKASGQDLNDRPSQEWEKPYRDEIHGMIILAHKNEAFLEVERRELRDDIENTKGALKELAIQEGRVLPLDKNGNIVEHFGYVDGRSQPLFLQEDIESEKKKEGIDQYDPSTPLSSVLIEDPNGGKESQSYGSYFVFRKLEQNVKGFKDAEAQLAEVLKLKDEEAERAGALVVGRFEDGTPITLQKGDGMDVPAFNNFNYQKDRNGSKCPLQGHIRKVNPREQSQEERGHRIARRGITYGKRREDMGDRPEDGVGLLFMCFQADIANQFERLQQMANATSCGLDPIIGQTEDKKIPLQQQWPCEWAGENRKTQPFDFQGFVTLKGGEYFFAPSISFLKSLG; encoded by the coding sequence ATGCCATTGAAGCTGAATAATATCGACCCCCATGACCCGACCAAAGTCATTCCACTGGATCCAGATGCCTCTGAACACGCAGCAATGATGAATGACCTACAGGGCAATATTCTTAAGGGTCACGGGCGGCATCATACGGCTCACATTTTCATAAAATTCGGGAAGGATCCTACCCAAGCCAGGAAATGGGTAAAGAAATTTTCAGAAAGCGTCACCTCCGCATTTAACCAACGAAAAGTAGCTCTTGCCCGCCGGAAGGCACTTGATTCAGGCGAAAATTGGGAAGAAACGACATTCAGGGGTTTTGTCCTCTCTGCCAAGGGATACCAAGCATTAGGTTTCAAAGAGAGCCAAATCCCCTCTGATCCCAAATTTCGAAAGGGCATGAAAGCCTCCGGTCAAGATCTCAATGACCGGCCTTCCCAAGAATGGGAAAAACCATATAGAGATGAAATTCATGGCATGATTATTTTGGCCCACAAAAATGAAGCATTCCTAGAAGTCGAAAGAAGGGAATTGCGGGATGATATAGAAAATACCAAGGGTGCTTTAAAGGAACTCGCTATCCAGGAGGGCAGAGTACTTCCCTTGGATAAAAACGGAAATATCGTGGAACACTTTGGATATGTTGATGGTCGTAGCCAACCTCTTTTCCTCCAGGAGGATATCGAGTCCGAAAAAAAGAAGGAGGGCATTGACCAGTATGATCCTTCCACTCCCCTCAGTTCGGTGCTGATAGAAGATCCTAACGGTGGAAAGGAAAGCCAGAGCTATGGAAGTTATTTTGTCTTCAGAAAGCTTGAACAGAATGTTAAAGGGTTTAAGGATGCTGAAGCACAGCTAGCAGAAGTATTGAAACTTAAAGATGAAGAAGCCGAGAGAGCGGGAGCTCTCGTTGTGGGACGTTTTGAAGATGGGACACCGATTACATTACAAAAAGGCGATGGAATGGATGTTCCCGCTTTTAATAATTTTAACTACCAAAAGGATAGGAATGGTTCCAAATGCCCTCTTCAGGGACACATTCGAAAGGTCAATCCGCGCGAGCAATCACAAGAAGAACGGGGGCACCGAATTGCCAGACGGGGAATTACTTATGGGAAGCGGAGAGAAGATATGGGGGATCGCCCTGAGGATGGAGTCGGTCTTCTTTTCATGTGTTTTCAAGCTGATATCGCGAACCAATTTGAGCGATTGCAGCAAATGGCTAATGCCACATCCTGTGGACTTGATCCTATCATCGGCCAGACCGAGGATAAAAAAATACCTCTTCAACAACAATGGCCTTGCGAATGGGCTGGGGAAAACAGGAAAACCCAACCATTTGATTTCCAGGGATTCGTCACGCTGAAAGGCGGAGAATATTTTTTCGCGCCAAGTATTAGTTTTTTAAAAAGCCTTGGGTGA
- a CDS encoding SagB/ThcOx family dehydrogenase, giving the protein MAEQRVWEEIFMPGSHEEPLWELFHENSKVSRYTQTPSKEEVRSRMRKFHESLPFEGYPRVDLSHSFAPLSLPLEQAITTRTSARNFSPRELTLEHIATLFFYAYGVTRKNTDTPFPRPFRVVPSGGALYPLELFFHTASLKGHSSGIYHYNPSEHCLRHLQEGDNTHRISLGLVQPELAQGTSLIIFLTALFERSTFKYGERGYRYILLEAGHVAQNLNLVANALGLGCVNIGGYFDREIDEYLDLDGITHSTIYTIAIGGKTDASENTSKKDGIPTHPHASERSGSNAIEAE; this is encoded by the coding sequence ATGGCAGAACAACGGGTATGGGAAGAGATCTTTATGCCCGGAAGCCACGAAGAGCCATTGTGGGAACTCTTCCATGAGAATTCCAAGGTTAGTCGCTATACCCAAACCCCTTCGAAAGAGGAAGTCCGTTCCAGAATGAGAAAGTTTCATGAGTCCTTACCCTTTGAAGGGTACCCGCGCGTGGACCTCTCTCATTCCTTTGCACCCCTGTCGCTTCCCCTTGAACAAGCCATCACCACTCGTACATCCGCTCGAAATTTCAGCCCACGTGAATTGACCTTGGAACACATTGCCACGCTTTTTTTCTATGCCTATGGCGTCACAAGAAAAAATACAGACACTCCTTTCCCACGACCCTTCCGCGTTGTCCCCTCCGGTGGTGCTCTGTATCCCTTAGAATTATTTTTTCACACGGCTTCCCTTAAAGGACATTCCTCCGGGATCTACCACTACAACCCTTCCGAACATTGTTTACGCCATCTCCAGGAGGGCGACAACACACATCGGATTTCGTTAGGGCTGGTACAGCCGGAATTAGCTCAGGGAACCTCCCTCATAATTTTCCTTACCGCCCTATTCGAACGATCCACCTTCAAATATGGAGAACGAGGGTATCGGTATATTTTGTTAGAGGCCGGTCATGTGGCCCAAAACCTTAACCTTGTTGCCAATGCTCTCGGGTTAGGCTGTGTGAACATTGGCGGCTATTTTGACCGTGAGATAGACGAGTATTTGGATTTAGATGGTATCACCCATTCGACGATATACACGATTGCGATCGGTGGGAAAACAGACGCTTCGGAAAACACGTCTAAGAAGGATGGTATCCCGACTCATCCGCATGCGTCAGAAAGGAGTGGCTCTAATGCCATTGAAGCTGAATAA
- a CDS encoding YcaO-like family protein: MIHSTPDLEQLSYLVENLVDRSVGIVRHVSQAPREPGAPDFFHYLAKAGNTLALCDQKNSSFGSGTSSNRASALGKALGEAVERYCSAIYNKEELPLTSFAEASFPCIPPSDWALFSEKQYSQLGFRFSPFDRNIPLRWVQATDLLQDTPCYVPAAMVFLPYSFNRENGEVPITQTISTGLACHGSRTKAIHSAICEVIERDAFTITWQARLGRPHIKVETLSDLNRDLVHRLERINSTVTLLNLTMDVGIPTILSVLHSHVPDSPALVFAASADLDPEEAVRKSLEELAHTRRLAQLLKTNLSPCIPDENFGNIVNQDLHVHLYCDHKNTNLADFIFESRQRIGFDEIENLATGDPEINLWTLLEKVENVHHRVLVVDLTTPDVRESGLFVFRALIPGFHPLFMGHEIRALGGTRLWQVPQKLGYQGITKLTGDNPAPHPFP, translated from the coding sequence TTGATTCATTCTACGCCGGACTTAGAACAGCTTTCTTACCTGGTTGAAAATCTCGTAGACCGATCTGTGGGAATTGTTCGTCATGTTTCCCAAGCTCCACGCGAACCTGGGGCACCAGATTTTTTTCATTATTTGGCCAAGGCCGGTAACACCCTCGCTTTGTGCGACCAAAAAAATTCTTCCTTTGGCTCTGGGACATCATCAAACAGGGCCTCTGCCTTGGGAAAGGCTCTCGGGGAAGCCGTGGAACGGTATTGTTCTGCGATATATAACAAAGAAGAGCTACCCCTAACGTCTTTTGCCGAAGCGTCCTTCCCATGTATCCCTCCCAGCGATTGGGCGCTTTTCAGTGAGAAACAGTATTCTCAACTGGGTTTTCGTTTTTCTCCCTTTGATCGGAACATACCTCTTCGATGGGTCCAAGCAACAGACCTCCTACAGGACACACCCTGTTACGTCCCGGCCGCCATGGTGTTCCTTCCCTATTCCTTCAATAGGGAAAATGGAGAGGTCCCCATTACCCAGACGATTTCTACCGGATTGGCCTGTCATGGCAGTCGAACGAAAGCCATTCATTCGGCAATTTGCGAGGTTATCGAACGCGATGCCTTCACCATTACCTGGCAGGCTCGCCTGGGCAGGCCACACATCAAAGTTGAAACATTAAGCGATCTTAATCGTGATCTTGTTCATCGGTTGGAACGAATCAATAGTACCGTCACGCTCCTCAACCTCACCATGGATGTGGGCATTCCTACCATACTTTCTGTGTTGCACAGTCATGTCCCTGATTCGCCTGCGCTGGTGTTCGCGGCCTCGGCGGATTTGGATCCCGAGGAAGCGGTCAGGAAAAGTCTCGAGGAATTGGCGCATACCAGGCGTCTGGCTCAACTTCTCAAGACCAACCTCTCACCCTGTATTCCTGATGAAAATTTTGGAAATATTGTGAACCAGGATCTTCATGTTCATCTGTATTGTGATCATAAAAATACCAACCTTGCTGACTTCATTTTTGAATCTCGACAACGAATCGGATTTGATGAAATTGAAAATTTGGCGACAGGAGATCCGGAAATTAATTTATGGACTCTCCTTGAAAAGGTAGAAAACGTTCATCACCGTGTCCTGGTGGTGGACTTGACGACCCCTGATGTCCGCGAATCGGGGTTGTTTGTGTTTCGAGCACTGATTCCAGGGTTTCATCCGCTATTCATGGGACATGAAATACGTGCCCTCGGTGGCACGCGTCTTTGGCAGGTGCCTCAAAAACTTGGATATCAAGGCATTACGAAACTTACGGGTGATAACCCCGCACCCCACCCTTTCCCATAA
- a CDS encoding TOMM precursor leader peptide-binding protein: MPDDGSIGMVARVLTLAGQNGVTREEISNQFSPDEHQAAENLIDLLLAGHLLVPSEITEPALKIPESSLDIFYWHFGVSADQAATRLNMRKLVIMGVNSISRHLVSSFTDSGVENFQVVDDPWMRNPDLFDDGGNLLEGRWSPNISEPVKLSDWEKQIDPLSVNCIIACSDLGTHQGIRDCNAFCVKNRCHFLPVVLQDLIGYVGPLVVPGETACYECLRQRQNAHMKDPGVQRASETITSTGQKVVGYHPSMASVLGDIAAFELTRLYSHALPFRNIGTQIQVNLLTSEMMKRKVLKVPRCAVCSPLAIRSSTTSYKSNFSPRGGRAN; this comes from the coding sequence GTGCCCGATGATGGCTCCATTGGGATGGTGGCGCGCGTCCTGACCCTTGCTGGTCAGAACGGCGTCACTCGTGAAGAGATCTCCAATCAATTCAGCCCTGATGAGCATCAAGCTGCAGAAAATCTCATTGACCTGTTACTCGCTGGGCACCTTTTGGTGCCTAGCGAGATAACTGAACCTGCCCTCAAGATTCCCGAAAGCTCGTTAGACATTTTTTATTGGCATTTTGGGGTTTCAGCTGATCAAGCCGCCACTCGACTGAACATGCGAAAACTCGTCATCATGGGGGTGAACAGCATTTCCCGGCACCTCGTTTCCTCCTTCACCGACTCAGGAGTAGAAAATTTTCAGGTGGTAGATGACCCCTGGATGCGAAATCCTGACCTGTTTGATGATGGGGGTAATTTGTTGGAGGGAAGGTGGTCTCCCAACATCAGCGAACCTGTGAAGCTGAGTGACTGGGAAAAACAAATCGATCCCTTGTCGGTAAATTGCATCATTGCCTGCTCTGACTTGGGAACCCATCAGGGCATACGGGATTGCAATGCGTTCTGTGTCAAAAACCGCTGCCACTTTCTCCCTGTGGTCCTCCAGGACTTGATCGGGTATGTGGGGCCGTTGGTGGTCCCGGGCGAAACCGCTTGTTATGAATGTCTTCGCCAACGCCAAAATGCTCACATGAAAGATCCGGGAGTCCAGCGTGCATCAGAAACAATTACGTCAACCGGCCAAAAAGTGGTCGGGTATCACCCCTCCATGGCTTCAGTTCTGGGAGATATTGCGGCTTTCGAGCTGACGAGGCTGTATAGCCATGCCCTTCCCTTTCGGAATATTGGCACCCAAATCCAGGTCAATCTATTGACATCCGAAATGATGAAAAGAAAAGTCCTTAAAGTTCCAAGATGTGCTGTCTGCAGCCCCCTGGCCATTCGATCCTCTACGACCTCTTACAAATCAAACTTCTCACCACGCGGAGGAAGGGCCAATTGA